The following DNA comes from Deltaproteobacteria bacterium.
AGAGCTGACCCGCGAAGCCCTGCTGGTGCAGCGGAATCGCGTCGTAGAAGCGGCGCAGGTCCTGCGGGCCGAAGGCGTCGTACTGCGGCAAGGCCATGCGGCGCTTGAAGCGCGAGCGCGTGTCGAGGCCGGAGAGGCTCTGCACCTTCGACGCGAGCGCGCTGGGCAGCGTGGGCTTGCCCTGGAAGGTGCGGAAGCGCTGGCCCGAGGCCGTGCGCACGTCCCACAGCGTCACGCCCAGGAGCTGCTCGACCTCGCTCACCGTGCCCGTCGCGTGCAGCAGCAGCCGGCTTGGATAGCGGGTCACCTCGAGTCCGGTCTTCGCGAGCGCGCGCGCGGCCGCGTCGTACGCGGGCTGGGAAAGACCGAAGCGCGCACCGAACTCGGTCGGTGTCAGCCAGCGGCGGAAGGTCGGCGACTTGGGGTCGTGCTGCGCGGCGATGAGCGCGTCGAGGCCCGCGTGATCCACGAGCGTGAGGCCAACCATCAGGCTCGCTTGCGCCGTCGGCGACGCGCGCTCCAGCGTCGCGCCCGGCGGCACCGGCTGCGCGGTGGGCAGGCCAGCGATGGCCGCGGTGAGGAGCAGGGCAGGGACGAGCATGCGAAGGTCCGTTTCTGGAAGCACGGACTCTAGACGCTGCCGCAGCGCGCTGGCGAGCGTCACCTCGTGCTAGACCGACCTTGCATGCCCAAGGACGACGAGAAGCCGTTCAACAACCCTTTCGCGAAGCTTTCGGCCCAGCGCGACGCGCTCCCGAGCGGGCCTGCGCAGCCGCTGGTCGTGCCGCTCGACGAGAAGAAGGGGCCCGCGCGTGCGGTGCTGCGTCGCGAGCGCAAGGGCCACGGCGGCAAGGAAGTCACGCGCGTGGAGAAGCTTGGGCTGAACGCGCGCGAGCTCGAGGAGTGGTGCAAGGCGCTCAAGCGCGAGCTCGGCGCGGGCGGGCTCGTCGAGGGCGAGGACCTGGTGTTTCAGGGCGATCAGCGCGAGCGGCTCGAGAAGCTGCTTCAGAAGCGCGGCGTGCGGCAGATCGTGCAGGGCTGATCAGCCGAGCGCGCGCGCCAGCTCGGGCAGCA
Coding sequences within:
- a CDS encoding translation initiation factor is translated as MPKDDEKPFNNPFAKLSAQRDALPSGPAQPLVVPLDEKKGPARAVLRRERKGHGGKEVTRVEKLGLNARELEEWCKALKRELGAGGLVEGEDLVFQGDQRERLEKLLQKRGVRQIVQG